From the Leptospira barantonii genome, the window TTCAAAGTCGCCGGGTTACATTCGAAAATTCCGGATTCGTCGTAGAGCACGTGCGGTTCGCTGGAACGTTCGAACAGAAGTCTGAACTTTTCTTCGGCCAATTTTTTATCCGTGATGTCCACGGAAACCGCGCTGACTCCGGAGATATTTTCCTCCGTGTCGCGGATCGGATAAAACGAAAGTTCGCTGAAGACGAAACTTCCGTCCTGATTCGGTCTGGTTCGAGTAACGCTGAATCGTTCTCCCGAAAGCGCCCGATCGTAGAATTCTTTCCAATACTGTATGATATCCGGAGGAAGTTCCTTTTGAAATACGTTAAAACCGGTGGAGATTTCAGAATGATAGAAATCTTGCATCATCTTCTGAAATTGAGAATTGAATATTAGCAATTCATAATTCTTGTCGATGGACCAAATCATCGAGTCCGAATTTTCTATGATCGCGTTCAGATTCGCCTCGTGTTCCGCGATCGTTTTGGACTGTTGTAAAAGGGATCTTCGAGAATTGATTTTTTCGGTGATGTCCTTGATTTGAACGAGAACGATCCGGTTTAGGTTCGAGGTAAGAATTCGGAAGGAAGCGTTCCCCCAGAATTTTCTATCACGGAACGTTTTGAATTCCACGTCCCAGGAAACTCCTTCTCCCGAAAGGACCTTTTTTTTTCTGGATTCGTATTCGGAAGGGGAGAATCCTTCGGCCAATAAATCTGAAAATGGAATATTCAAAATTTCGGATGGACCCTGGGTTTCAAAATACTGACTCGAAGTATGATTGATTTCCAAAATCCGATCGTCTTCGGGGTTCAACAAAAGAATTGCGTTCGCCGATTTTTGAAAGATCATCGAACGAAGTTCGGAGTCCTTCAAAAAGATATTCGGGGTTTCGATCGAAGAGGATTCGGAATCCGTAAAAAATAAAAGCAGAATGTGATTTTTACCCGAGGGTAAAATCCGAACGTCCAAATCCAAAAACGTACGGTTTTTGTTTCGATACGCGACTTTAAAAAAGGGAGAATCTTGTTTTACCGTTTGCGCTTTTTTCCAAAGGGAATCCCAGGAATCGCTTTCCGACCAATTCCACTGAGAAGGATGAATTTGATTGTCTAAATTCTCCGCAAATTCCCGAAGCGGCTCGGAGAAATGCCAGGTTACCACCTCTCCGGCGGAATCAAGGATGAGAAAGTCTGAATCGGATCGTAAGATGGACATTGCTTTCTATAACTGGGACAAAGGGTATTATAATTTCTCGTGAGGAAAACGCAAACAAGCAAAATAATAAATCAAAATGCCCTCAGAACCACTCATTTTCCATGAGACGGGAGAATCCTTTCTTAGATTCAATTTTTGTCAAATCCTCGTATACTTTTTAGGATTTGAATAGCGAATTAAAAAATTGAATCTTGAGCGGACTTCGGAATTGGGCATTTATTTCCCCGGTAATTTCCGGGCGTGAATCGTTCTTTCTTTTTGATAAATCGGTATTGGACCGTAAATCGGGTTTGATTGACTTCCCGTTCCTCCTCTTTAGGATGCCTCTATTGCCCGTTTATAAAAAGAATCATGGAACCGATTCCAATCACAGAAGAACGTTATCAGCTACTTTTTGATCTCTCCCGAGACGGTTTGGCGATTCATTCCGAGGGAAAGATTTTAAGGGCGAATGACGCACTCATTCAGATGCTCGGTTACGATTCCATTGACGAAGTGATCGGAAAACCGGTTCTTCAGTTCGTACACCACAGATCCCAAAACGTAGTAAAACAAAGAATTCAAAAAATGAACCAGGAAGGCGTGGGCGTCGGGGTTCTCGAGGAAGAATTCGTCCGCAAAGACGGTTCCACCCTATTCGTGGAAGTTGTCGCTACCGCGTTTTTTGAAAACGATCGCCAATACGTTCAAGTGATCGTAAGGGACATCAATACCCGAAGAAGAGCCGAATTGGAATTGGAAAGACTTCGTTCCAAACTCAAGACCACAAGGGATCGATTGATCGGAGTGATCGAAGGAACCAAGGATTCCATCTGCGCGGTCGACATTAACTTTCGTGTGATCGCTTTCAATTCTTCCTTCGAGTTGAACTTCTGGAAACTCTACGGTAAAAAAATCGAAGAGGGAAATCTTTTACCCGAACTCATCTTGGATCCTCTGGAAAGAAGTGTTGTCATCGAAAACTGGAGCCGCGCTCTGAGAGGAGAGGTTTATACCACCGAAAGAACGATGCGCGGTTTCGTTCAGGACGTTGCAATATTAGAAATCAGTTATAGTTCCATAAGGGATTCTTCCCACAATCTGATCGGAGCGACGCAGATCATCCGAGACATCACCGAAAGAAAACGCGGAGAGGAAAAACTCAAAAAAACCCTGGAAGAAAAGGAAGTGATGTTGAAGGAGATTCATCACCGAGTGAAGAATAATCTTCAAGTGGTCGCGAGTCTTTTGGGTTTACAAGCGGAACATTCCGAAAACGAAAAGATCTCCCAGATCTTAAAGGAATGCGAACGAAGAATCCAATCCATGGCCCTCATCCATAAGGAACTCTATCAATCCGAGAATATTACAAAAATTGATTTTTATGATTATCTAAACACCCTTCTTGTCAGCCTTCTTCATTCTTTCGGAAAGGAAAAGAAGATAGAATTTAGAATTTCCTCAAAACCGAATTTCGTTTCCATAGAAACCGCGATTCCTTTGGGGTTGATCGTAAACGAGCTCGTGACCAATTCCTTAAAATACGCGTTCCCAAAGGAGAACTCGGGTCTTATCTCGGTCAGACTCAGATCGGATATGAACGAATCCGTTTTGGAAGTGGAAGACAACGGAATCGGAATGCCCGAAAAATTCGATCTTGCGAACTCCGAATCCTTGGGTCTCAAGCTCGTCGAAATTCTTTCCAGACAATTGAGAGGAAAGTCCTCTCTTATTCCGGGCAACGAAGAAAAGGGCACGAAGTTTCAGGTTCGTTTTAAGATTTAAAAACACTTGTCCTAAGACGTTCCGATTCGGACCCTGCTGGTATCTCCTATGAATTTAATATCCGTCGACAAGATCTCTAAGGAGATCGGCGCCAAAGTTTTACTCGATCAAATCAGTTTCGGAATCAACGAGGGAGAAAAAATCGGAATCCTCGGAATCAACGGTTCCGGTAAAACGACTCTTTTAAAAATGCTCGCGGGTTTGGACGTTCCGGATAGCGGGCAGATTCTGAAGAATAAGATTCTCCAGACCGCGGTTTTATCCCAGTCTCCTTCTTTTGATCCGAACCATTCCATCTTAGAACATATCTTTTCCAGCCCGAGCCCCATCCTGAAAACGGTTCGTTCTTACGAAGCAGTTTGTGAACGTTTGGAATCCGGCGACTCCGACGTTGAGGAAGAATACAATCGATTGATGCAGGAGATGGATCGTCTCGGCGCTTGGGAACTCGAGTCCTGGTTTCGATCCCTTCTGAAGGAATTGGCCATTCCCGATCTCTCCATGAAGATGGGTTCTCTTTCCGGTGGAATGCTCAAGAAAGTCGCATTAGCACAAACGTTAATCGAAGAATCCAATCTCATCATTCTCGACGAACCGACCAACCACTTGGACGTGGACGCGATTCTGTGGTTGCAGGATTATCTGATCGAAACCAAAAAATCGG encodes:
- a CDS encoding sensor histidine kinase, encoding MEPIPITEERYQLLFDLSRDGLAIHSEGKILRANDALIQMLGYDSIDEVIGKPVLQFVHHRSQNVVKQRIQKMNQEGVGVGVLEEEFVRKDGSTLFVEVVATAFFENDRQYVQVIVRDINTRRRAELELERLRSKLKTTRDRLIGVIEGTKDSICAVDINFRVIAFNSSFELNFWKLYGKKIEEGNLLPELILDPLERSVVIENWSRALRGEVYTTERTMRGFVQDVAILEISYSSIRDSSHNLIGATQIIRDITERKRGEEKLKKTLEEKEVMLKEIHHRVKNNLQVVASLLGLQAEHSENEKISQILKECERRIQSMALIHKELYQSENITKIDFYDYLNTLLVSLLHSFGKEKKIEFRISSKPNFVSIETAIPLGLIVNELVTNSLKYAFPKENSGLISVRLRSDMNESVLEVEDNGIGMPEKFDLANSESLGLKLVEILSRQLRGKSSLIPGNEEKGTKFQVRFKI